CTCATTGGGAACTTCCAGGTCACGGAATTTGGTCGGGTAGTACGTGTTGCTGGTTGATGTTCCATCAGACTGGTTCGTGGGGCCGAGGTTCATGTTTGAACACCCGGTGAGCCATGAAACTATTAACAGGGTGAATAGAATTTTACATACATTGCTGATTGTAGCCATGGTGGGATTCCTCCTTTGTTTTATCTGTGCATATAATTTAGATCAAGAATTGTTCAAGGGGTTTACGGGAAGAGCTTTGATTATGGTGTTTAGCATAACCGATAGCGATTATCGCCATCAGGTCGAACTGGTTGCTGACGCTGAGGATAGAGTTAACCATTAATTTGTTTTTTAGAATCTGGCCAAGCCACACACCGGCTAGTCCAAGCGCTTCAATTGCCAGGAGCATGTTTTGGATGCAGGCTCCTGCCGCCTGGTGATCTTTAACGGGATCGTAGATGGCGGCGTTATCAAGGTAGATTGCAATTAAAGCAGGGGCTGCGAGGATAATGTGGCTATACGTTGTTTGTTCGGCAAGTGCGGTTTTTAACTCCGCATCTTGAATGATGCGGAATCGCCATGGTTGATTATTGAGCCCGGAAGGGGCCCAGATCCCTGCTCTGATAACTTCTCGAAGTAATTCTTCTGTTACCGGTTCAGCGGTAAAATCTCGGATGCTCCGGCGGTGAAAAATGGCGTCAAGAACGGATGATTGTTGCATGAGCTTTTATATACTAAGGTTTTTTCCTAAAATCCAGAGAAAGGTGATCTTCTCTTCCTTGCCATCT
The sequence above is drawn from the Desulfobulbaceae bacterium genome and encodes:
- a CDS encoding nitroreductase family protein → MQQSSVLDAIFHRRSIRDFTAEPVTEELLREVIRAGIWAPSGLNNQPWRFRIIQDAELKTALAEQTTYSHIILAAPALIAIYLDNAAIYDPVKDHQAAGACIQNMLLAIEALGLAGVWLGQILKNKLMVNSILSVSNQFDLMAIIAIGYAKHHNQSSSRKPLEQFLI